The proteins below come from a single Caulobacter segnis ATCC 21756 genomic window:
- a CDS encoding ligase-associated DNA damage response exonuclease codes for MSYPAVIKPEDLLCPRPGGLYCPPGDFFIDPVRPVDRAVITHGHADHARAGHGVVVATPETLAIMAVRYGEDFAGRREAVAYGQTYARDGVEVTLVPAGHVLGSAQAVVRWKGLTMVVSGDYKRRRDPTCARFEPVPCDVFITEATFGLPVFRHPDDAGEIRGLLASVEQFPERCHIVGAYALGKAQRVIRLLREGGWDKTIFVHGALERLNALYEAHGVELGPLAPATASGPKEAFAGQIIIAPPSAVADRWSRRFPDPVDCFASGWMRVRARARQRGVELPLILSDHADWDELTGTLAELRPGEVWITHGREEALERWCELEGLPARALRLVGYDEEEGE; via the coding sequence TTGTCATATCCAGCCGTGATCAAGCCCGAAGATCTTCTCTGTCCCCGGCCCGGAGGCCTCTACTGCCCGCCGGGGGACTTTTTCATCGACCCGGTCCGCCCCGTGGACCGGGCGGTGATCACCCATGGCCATGCCGATCACGCCCGCGCGGGCCACGGCGTCGTCGTGGCCACGCCCGAGACGCTGGCGATCATGGCCGTCCGCTACGGCGAGGATTTCGCCGGTCGGCGGGAGGCCGTGGCGTATGGCCAAACCTATGCGCGGGACGGAGTCGAGGTGACCCTGGTCCCGGCCGGTCACGTCCTGGGTTCAGCCCAGGCCGTCGTGCGTTGGAAGGGCCTGACCATGGTGGTCTCCGGCGACTACAAGCGCCGCCGCGACCCGACCTGCGCGCGGTTCGAGCCCGTGCCCTGCGACGTCTTCATCACCGAGGCGACCTTCGGCCTGCCGGTCTTCCGTCACCCGGACGACGCCGGCGAGATCCGCGGCTTGCTGGCCTCGGTCGAGCAGTTTCCCGAGCGCTGCCACATCGTCGGCGCCTATGCGCTCGGCAAGGCCCAGCGGGTTATCCGGTTGCTGCGCGAGGGCGGCTGGGACAAGACCATCTTTGTCCACGGCGCCCTGGAGCGGCTGAACGCCCTCTACGAGGCGCACGGCGTCGAACTGGGTCCGCTCGCGCCGGCGACCGCGTCGGGCCCCAAGGAGGCCTTCGCCGGCCAGATCATCATCGCCCCGCCCAGCGCCGTGGCTGACCGCTGGTCGCGCCGCTTCCCCGACCCGGTCGATTGCTTCGCCTCTGGCTGGATGCGGGTGCGGGCGAGGGCTCGCCAGCGCGGCGTCGAGCTGCCGCTGATCCTGTCGGATCACGCCGACTGGGACGAGTTGACGGGCACGCTGGCGGAGCTCCGCCCCGGTGAGGTTTGGATAACTCACGGCCGCGAGGAGGCGCTGGAGCGCTGGTGCGAGCTGGAGGGCCTGCCGGCGCGGGCGCTACGGCTGGTCGGCTACGACGAAGAGGAGGGCGAATAG
- a CDS encoding histone deacetylase family protein has protein sequence MPSAPPIVHHPAFRAEMPAGHRFPMDKFSRLAAVLEAEGVPGADGFARPEPVDVETLRLAHNEDYVRGVIELSLPPEVVRRIGLPNTESVATRARAATGGTLLAARLALERGIACNTAGGSHHASAESGAGFCVFNDVAVAARRLQAEGRVGQVLVVDLDVHQGDGTARIFEDDPSVFTFSMHAEKNFPHRKATSDLDVELADGMGDEDYLGKLAEILPALLSSVRPDIVFFNAGVDPHADDKLGRLSLTDEGLGRREAYVLGACLALEIPLVGVIGGGYDADIDRLAARHAILHRTAKSLYSG, from the coding sequence ATGCCCAGCGCGCCGCCGATCGTCCACCACCCCGCCTTCCGCGCCGAGATGCCGGCGGGGCATCGCTTTCCGATGGACAAGTTCTCGCGTCTGGCCGCCGTCCTGGAGGCCGAGGGCGTTCCGGGGGCTGACGGCTTCGCGCGGCCGGAACCCGTCGATGTCGAGACGCTGCGTTTGGCTCATAATGAGGACTATGTCCGCGGCGTGATCGAGCTCTCCTTGCCGCCCGAGGTCGTGCGGCGGATCGGCTTGCCCAACACCGAAAGCGTGGCGACGCGGGCTCGGGCCGCGACCGGCGGCACCCTGCTCGCGGCGCGCCTGGCCCTGGAACGCGGGATCGCCTGCAACACCGCCGGCGGCAGCCATCATGCTTCGGCCGAGAGCGGGGCGGGCTTCTGCGTCTTCAACGACGTGGCGGTGGCGGCCAGGCGGCTGCAGGCCGAAGGCCGGGTCGGCCAGGTGCTGGTCGTCGACCTCGATGTCCACCAGGGCGACGGCACGGCGCGGATCTTCGAGGACGATCCCAGCGTCTTCACGTTCTCGATGCACGCGGAGAAGAACTTCCCGCACCGCAAGGCGACGAGCGACCTCGATGTCGAGCTGGCCGACGGCATGGGCGACGAGGATTATCTTGGGAAACTGGCGGAGATCCTGCCGGCGCTGCTCTCCAGCGTCCGGCCAGACATCGTCTTCTTCAATGCGGGGGTCGATCCCCACGCGGACGACAAGCTAGGCCGGCTGTCGCTGACCGACGAGGGTCTGGGGCGACGGGAGGCCTATGTCCTGGGCGCTTGTCTTGCTCTTGAGATCCCCTTGGTCGGGGTCATCGGCGGCGGCTACGACGCGGATATCGATCGTCTGGCGGCCCGCCACGCCATCCTGCATCGGACGGCCAAGTCTTTGTATTCTGGGTAG
- a CDS encoding PaaI family thioesterase, giving the protein MSDNEQSRLIATAMNEGSPQARALGFSTLEIGDATALLKVPYRPEIVGDPETGVIAGGVVTTLLDHASGQAVHAALEAWTSIATLDLRIDYMRPAEPGLDILARAHCYKLTRSVAFVRAVAYDRDPEDPVATAQATFMLDSSAGKKPGANLKPSRANRAQTGGADQ; this is encoded by the coding sequence ATGAGCGACAACGAACAGAGCCGCCTGATCGCCACGGCGATGAACGAGGGGAGCCCGCAGGCCAGGGCCCTGGGCTTCTCCACGCTGGAAATCGGCGACGCTACGGCGTTGCTGAAGGTCCCTTATCGCCCCGAGATCGTCGGCGATCCGGAAACCGGCGTGATCGCCGGTGGCGTGGTGACCACGCTGCTGGACCACGCCAGCGGCCAGGCGGTGCATGCGGCGCTGGAGGCCTGGACCTCCATCGCCACCTTGGATCTGCGCATCGACTACATGCGGCCGGCCGAGCCCGGGCTCGACATCCTGGCGCGCGCCCACTGCTACAAGCTGACCCGTTCGGTCGCCTTCGTGCGCGCCGTGGCCTACGACCGCGATCCGGAAGATCCCGTGGCCACGGCCCAGGCCACCTTCATGCTCGACTCCAGCGCCGGCAAGAAGCCGGGCGCCAACCTCAAGCCCTCGCGCGCCAACCGCGCACAGACTGGGGGAGCCGACCAATGA
- a CDS encoding PaaI family thioesterase, with amino-acid sequence MSDADSRLVSMLESIPYARFLGVRAELAGDEMTAILPFAQHIVGNPMLPAIHGGVLGAFMEMTALAQLSVAAPMTRQPRTIDVSIEYLRSGRPLTTYARASIKKLGRRIANVHVEAWQETRSAPIATLRGLFLVAPSEEGA; translated from the coding sequence ATGAGCGACGCCGACAGCCGCCTGGTCTCGATGCTGGAGTCCATTCCCTATGCTCGCTTCCTGGGCGTGCGCGCCGAGCTGGCCGGGGATGAGATGACGGCGATCCTCCCGTTCGCCCAGCACATCGTCGGCAATCCGATGCTGCCGGCCATCCACGGTGGCGTCCTGGGCGCCTTCATGGAGATGACGGCGCTGGCGCAGCTCTCGGTGGCCGCCCCGATGACGCGTCAGCCGCGCACCATCGACGTCTCGATCGAGTACCTGCGCTCGGGCCGCCCGCTGACCACCTACGCCCGCGCCAGCATCAAAAAGCTGGGCCGGCGCATCGCCAACGTCCATGTCGAGGCCTGGCAGGAGACCCGCTCGGCCCCGATCGCCACGCTGCGCGGCCTGTTCCTCGTCGCGCCGAGCGAAGAGGGCGCGTGA
- a CDS encoding acyl-CoA thioesterase: MQTTETLADILDLEPIEVNLFRGVSPNDGFPRIFGGLVIAQALLAAYRTVPDRVCHSLHAYFIRPGDVNAPVLYDVERARDGGTFTTRRVAAIQHGEQIFNLACSFQTPEEGFEHQSEMPDAPDPETLPTEVEFLESLGDQIHPKMLAHARKPRPVDVRWEDPQNPVTPVQKSGTKNVWMRAKAPLGDDIKMQQAALAYASDMAFMESALRPHGLIWTTPGLQGASLDHAMWFHHPFNFNDWTLFAQDSPSASQGRGLVRGQMFSRDGKLLASVAQECLMRVRK; the protein is encoded by the coding sequence ATGCAGACGACCGAGACCCTCGCCGACATCCTCGACCTCGAACCGATCGAGGTGAACCTGTTCCGGGGCGTCAGCCCCAATGACGGCTTCCCGCGCATCTTCGGCGGCCTGGTCATCGCCCAGGCCCTGCTGGCGGCCTATCGCACAGTGCCGGACCGCGTCTGCCACTCGCTGCACGCCTATTTCATCCGCCCCGGCGACGTGAACGCGCCTGTCCTCTACGACGTCGAGCGGGCCCGCGACGGCGGCACCTTCACGACCCGCCGCGTCGCCGCCATCCAGCACGGCGAGCAGATCTTCAACCTGGCCTGCTCGTTCCAGACCCCCGAAGAGGGCTTCGAGCATCAGTCGGAGATGCCCGACGCGCCGGATCCCGAGACGCTGCCGACCGAGGTCGAGTTCCTGGAAAGCCTGGGCGACCAGATCCATCCGAAGATGCTGGCCCACGCCCGCAAGCCGCGTCCCGTCGACGTGCGCTGGGAGGATCCCCAGAACCCCGTCACGCCGGTCCAGAAGTCCGGCACCAAGAACGTCTGGATGCGCGCCAAGGCTCCGCTGGGCGACGACATCAAGATGCAGCAGGCGGCTCTGGCCTACGCGTCCGACATGGCCTTCATGGAAAGCGCCCTGCGCCCGCACGGCCTGATCTGGACGACGCCGGGCTTGCAGGGCGCGAGCCTGGACCACGCCATGTGGTTCCACCACCCGTTCAATTTCAACGACTGGACCCTGTTCGCCCAGGACAGCCCCAGCGCCTCGCAAGGCCGGGGCTTGGTGCGCGGCCAGATGTTCAGCCGCGACGGCAAGCTCCTGGCCTCCGTGGCCCAGGAGTGCCTGATGCGGGTGCGGAAGTAG
- the ffh gene encoding signal recognition particle protein, which yields MFDGLTERLSGVFERLGGRGVLSEKDIDEALREVRVALLEADVALPVVKDFISKAKELAGGEAVIRSVKPADQVVKIVYDGLVDMLGGDVPTGLNLALNPPSIILMAGLQGSGKTTTTGKLALRLSKTDRKKVLVASLDTRRPAAMEQLALLATQVGVESLPIVAGQSAVDIAKRAVSAAKLGGYDVLILDTAGRTTLDEAMMSEAAEVARIANPSETILVADSLTGQDAVRTAKAFHERLPLTGLILTRADGDGRGGAALSMRHVTGLPIKFLGAGEKIDQLDVFDARRVAGRILGQGDVVALVEKAAADLDQAEAERMAKKLAKGKFDLDDLAAQLRQMQKLGGMEGIMGLLPGVQKVKKQISESGIDDSIFRRQQAIISSMTKEERKKPDILAASRKRRIAAGSGVDVAEVNRLLKQHRQMADMFKAMSKDGGKGLARMAQMMGGGDMARLKNLGGGKMPQPDPNAAGGQGLSGLPGLPGLGTGGDAKPNPLSGLGLPGFNPFKK from the coding sequence ATGTTCGACGGCCTTACAGAGCGACTTTCCGGCGTCTTCGAACGTCTCGGCGGTCGCGGCGTGCTGTCCGAGAAGGACATCGACGAGGCGCTGCGCGAGGTCCGCGTCGCGCTGCTCGAGGCCGACGTCGCCCTGCCGGTCGTCAAGGACTTCATCAGCAAGGCCAAGGAACTGGCCGGCGGCGAGGCGGTCATCCGTTCGGTCAAGCCGGCCGACCAGGTGGTCAAGATCGTCTATGACGGTCTCGTTGACATGCTGGGCGGCGACGTCCCGACCGGCCTGAACCTGGCGCTGAACCCGCCCAGCATCATCCTGATGGCCGGCCTGCAGGGCTCGGGCAAGACGACGACCACCGGCAAGCTGGCCCTGCGTCTGAGCAAGACCGATCGCAAGAAGGTGCTGGTCGCCTCGCTCGACACCCGCCGTCCCGCCGCCATGGAGCAGCTCGCGCTGCTGGCGACGCAGGTCGGGGTCGAGAGCCTGCCGATCGTCGCCGGCCAGAGCGCCGTCGACATCGCCAAGCGCGCCGTCTCGGCCGCCAAGCTGGGCGGCTACGACGTCCTGATCCTCGACACCGCTGGCCGCACCACGCTGGACGAGGCGATGATGAGCGAGGCGGCGGAAGTCGCTCGCATCGCCAACCCGTCCGAGACCATCCTGGTCGCCGACAGCCTGACCGGTCAGGACGCCGTGCGCACGGCCAAGGCCTTCCACGAGCGCCTGCCGCTCACGGGCCTGATCCTGACCCGCGCCGACGGCGACGGCCGGGGCGGCGCGGCGCTGTCGATGCGCCATGTCACCGGCCTGCCGATCAAGTTCCTCGGCGCCGGCGAGAAGATCGACCAGCTGGACGTGTTCGACGCCCGTCGCGTCGCTGGCCGGATCCTGGGCCAGGGCGACGTCGTGGCGCTGGTCGAGAAGGCCGCGGCCGACCTCGACCAGGCCGAGGCCGAGCGCATGGCCAAGAAGCTGGCCAAGGGCAAGTTCGACCTCGACGACTTGGCCGCTCAGCTGCGGCAGATGCAGAAGCTGGGCGGCATGGAAGGCATCATGGGCCTCCTGCCGGGCGTCCAGAAGGTCAAGAAGCAGATCTCCGAGAGCGGGATCGACGACAGCATCTTCCGCCGCCAGCAGGCGATCATCAGCTCGATGACCAAGGAAGAGCGCAAGAAGCCCGACATCCTGGCCGCCTCGCGCAAGCGCCGCATCGCGGCCGGCTCGGGCGTCGATGTCGCCGAGGTCAACCGCCTGCTCAAGCAGCACCGTCAGATGGCCGACATGTTCAAGGCCATGAGCAAGGACGGCGGCAAGGGCCTGGCCCGCATGGCCCAGATGATGGGCGGCGGCGACATGGCGCGCCTCAAGAATTTGGGCGGGGGTAAGATGCCTCAGCCCGACCCCAACGCAGCGGGGGGCCAAGGCCTCTCGGGGCTGCCCGGTCTGCCGGGCCTCGGGACTGGCGGCGACGCCAAGCCCAACCCTCTCTCCGGCCTGGGCCTGCCCGGCTTCAACCCGTTCAAGAAATAG
- a CDS encoding S41 family peptidase, giving the protein MRRLLIANALALCLTSQAFAAEELTSKQAGQVVDALVGQMNDYAYPAKAQQVRAALKSQRTRLIQIHDRQALAEALTAITLETSGDQHLKVSVATASAQVARVSDADQALIDQRLAYGLMAVRRLPANIGYLKLRYFEQTQAGADLIDAAMGLLQHTDALIIDLRENTGGGGASDERLLGHLSKTPLAMTRIHWRTPDGGETVEQRQPTVPSSGPLYADKPVFVLTAHRTFSAAEAFAYDIQANKRGVLIGTKTRGGGNPANRPTPGLGFGLVAFVPNGWTEHPLTGKGWEGVGVKPDVETEAALTEAYRRALAAAKPLVSTPRSEKERADAIANPAAALAADQAL; this is encoded by the coding sequence ATGCGCCGCCTGTTGATCGCCAACGCCTTGGCTCTGTGCCTGACTTCGCAGGCCTTCGCCGCAGAGGAACTGACCTCGAAGCAGGCTGGCCAGGTGGTCGACGCACTGGTCGGCCAGATGAACGACTACGCCTATCCCGCTAAGGCGCAGCAAGTGCGCGCGGCGCTGAAGTCCCAGCGCACCCGTTTGATCCAGATCCACGACCGGCAAGCCCTGGCTGAGGCGCTCACCGCTATCACCCTGGAGACCTCGGGCGACCAACACCTGAAGGTTTCGGTCGCCACGGCCAGCGCTCAGGTCGCCCGTGTCAGCGACGCCGACCAAGCCCTGATCGACCAGCGCTTGGCCTACGGCCTGATGGCGGTGCGCCGGCTGCCGGCCAACATCGGCTATCTGAAGCTACGCTATTTCGAGCAGACGCAAGCCGGCGCCGACCTGATCGACGCCGCCATGGGTCTGCTGCAGCACACCGACGCCCTTATCATCGACCTTCGCGAGAATACCGGTGGCGGCGGGGCGTCCGACGAGCGCCTGCTCGGACACCTGTCGAAGACGCCGCTGGCCATGACCCGGATCCACTGGCGTACGCCGGACGGTGGCGAGACGGTCGAGCAGCGGCAGCCGACAGTCCCGTCTTCGGGACCGCTTTACGCCGACAAGCCGGTCTTCGTCCTGACGGCCCATCGCACCTTTTCGGCCGCCGAGGCCTTCGCCTACGACATCCAGGCCAACAAGCGCGGCGTGCTGATCGGGACGAAGACGCGCGGCGGCGGCAATCCGGCCAATCGGCCTACGCCCGGACTGGGCTTTGGCCTCGTCGCTTTCGTGCCAAATGGCTGGACCGAGCATCCGCTGACCGGCAAGGGCTGGGAGGGGGTGGGCGTGAAGCCCGATGTCGAGACCGAAGCCGCCCTGACCGAGGCCTATCGCCGGGCCCTCGCCGCCGCCAAGCCGCTCGTCTCGACTCCGAGGTCGGAGAAGGAGCGCGCCGACGCCATCGCCAACCCAGCGGCGGCGCTGGCGGCGGATCAGGCGCTCTAG
- a CDS encoding citrate synthase family protein, with translation MADWMDAEQVMERLGIRPQTLYAYVSRGRIEATAHPQDPRRSLYRASDVAALAQKKARGRRAADVAAEAIAWGEPVLPSAITTVAGGKLWYRGRDAVQLADQGLTLENIARLLRRGHGVALKAARQAESLVGDTARQRLFLTLATRAGREPPARGRAPLALAMEAADLLEAIVDAATGQAGDGPAHVRFAAAWSLNAEGADLVRRTLVLLADHELNASTFAARVAASTGASLSAACLAGLSALSGPLHGGMAARVEAFVEEAERRDPFQAVAARLSQGASMPGFDHPLYPEGDPRAAALLAAFDPPPPLAELRAATEAATGLAPNIDFALVSLARALKLPADAPFILFATARSAGWTAHAIEQLQSGRLIRPRARYIGPSPEGYSPSSSS, from the coding sequence ATGGCCGACTGGATGGACGCGGAGCAGGTTATGGAACGGCTGGGGATCCGGCCGCAGACGCTCTACGCCTATGTCAGCCGGGGACGGATCGAGGCGACCGCCCATCCGCAAGACCCCCGCCGCAGCCTCTATCGGGCCTCCGATGTCGCCGCCCTGGCCCAGAAGAAGGCCCGAGGCCGACGCGCCGCTGACGTCGCCGCCGAAGCCATCGCCTGGGGCGAGCCTGTCTTGCCCTCGGCGATCACCACCGTGGCGGGCGGAAAGCTCTGGTATCGCGGCCGCGACGCCGTCCAGCTCGCCGATCAGGGCCTGACGCTGGAGAATATCGCCCGCCTGCTGCGGCGCGGGCACGGTGTCGCCTTGAAGGCCGCGCGCCAGGCCGAATCGCTGGTTGGCGACACCGCCCGCCAGCGCCTGTTCCTCACCCTGGCGACGCGCGCCGGCCGCGAACCTCCGGCCCGAGGCCGCGCGCCGCTGGCCTTGGCCATGGAGGCGGCCGATCTCCTGGAAGCGATCGTCGATGCGGCGACCGGCCAGGCTGGAGATGGGCCAGCCCATGTCCGCTTCGCCGCGGCGTGGAGCCTAAACGCTGAAGGCGCGGACCTTGTCCGGCGCACCCTCGTGCTCCTGGCCGATCATGAGTTGAACGCCTCCACCTTCGCCGCGCGCGTGGCGGCCTCGACGGGGGCTTCATTGTCGGCGGCGTGCCTGGCCGGACTCTCGGCGCTCTCCGGGCCGCTGCACGGCGGCATGGCCGCGCGCGTGGAGGCCTTCGTCGAGGAGGCCGAGCGGCGCGATCCATTCCAGGCCGTGGCCGCTCGCTTATCGCAAGGCGCGTCCATGCCTGGCTTCGATCACCCGCTCTATCCGGAGGGAGACCCGCGCGCCGCCGCGCTGCTGGCCGCCTTCGATCCGCCGCCCCCGCTGGCCGAGCTGCGCGCGGCGACCGAGGCAGCCACCGGCCTCGCGCCCAATATCGACTTCGCCCTGGTCAGCCTGGCCCGCGCCTTGAAGCTGCCAGCCGACGCGCCCTTCATCCTGTTCGCGACCGCACGAAGCGCCGGCTGGACCGCCCACGCGATCGAGCAGTTGCAGAGCGGCCGCTTGATCCGCCCACGCGCGCGCTATATCGGCCCGTCGCCCGAAGGCTATTCGCCCTCCTCTTCGTCGTAG
- the rimM gene encoding ribosome maturation factor RimM (Essential for efficient processing of 16S rRNA) — protein MAVSPDDPLILVGRVAGGFGVRGEVRISTYTEDPMSIAAFKALKRQDGSPALTIASARKTKDGVVCRCPGVETKEAADALRGLRLYVPRSALPEPDEDEFYLTDLVGLTVRHIQTDQLLGRVKSVQNFGAGDILEITPDLGGPTWYLPFTRAAVPEVKISEGLILADPPALVGEHEGPSEDEELGDRD, from the coding sequence ATGGCCGTCTCTCCCGATGATCCGCTGATCCTTGTCGGCCGCGTGGCCGGCGGCTTCGGCGTGCGCGGCGAGGTGCGGATCTCGACCTATACCGAAGACCCGATGAGCATCGCGGCCTTCAAGGCGCTGAAGCGCCAGGACGGCTCGCCCGCCCTGACCATTGCTTCGGCCCGCAAGACCAAGGACGGCGTCGTCTGCCGCTGTCCCGGCGTCGAGACCAAGGAAGCCGCCGACGCCTTGCGCGGCCTCCGGCTCTACGTCCCGCGCTCGGCCCTGCCCGAGCCCGATGAAGACGAGTTCTACCTGACCGACCTCGTCGGTCTCACGGTCCGCCACATCCAGACCGATCAGCTGTTGGGTCGCGTGAAGAGCGTCCAGAACTTCGGCGCCGGGGATATCCTCGAGATCACGCCGGACCTGGGCGGCCCCACCTGGTACCTGCCGTTCACGCGGGCGGCCGTTCCCGAGGTCAAGATCAGCGAGGGCCTGATCCTGGCCGATCCGCCGGCTCTGGTCGGCGAGCACGAGGGCCCCTCGGAAGACGAAGAGCTCGGCGACCGGGACTGA
- a CDS encoding NUDIX hydrolase codes for MSDGKWRVTASRHIHKDRWISVRADDCVTDEGAVIAPYYVLEYPDWVEVVALDADNNVLLVKQYRHALGDISVELPAGGMDPGETDPVEAARRELLEEAGCQGTLSLVGETRPNAGTHTNRTHIILARDVVKVAEPQDEPSERIESVWVSLPEAIRMALTGEITVGMQAASLLRGLAAAGVIEMTMAPRMGG; via the coding sequence ATGTCGGACGGAAAATGGCGGGTCACCGCCTCGCGCCACATCCACAAGGATCGCTGGATCAGCGTCCGCGCCGATGACTGCGTCACCGACGAGGGCGCGGTGATCGCGCCCTACTACGTCCTGGAATATCCCGACTGGGTCGAGGTGGTCGCGCTGGACGCCGACAACAACGTCCTGCTGGTCAAGCAATACCGCCACGCCCTGGGCGACATCTCCGTCGAGCTGCCGGCGGGCGGCATGGATCCCGGCGAGACCGATCCCGTCGAGGCGGCCCGGCGCGAACTGCTGGAGGAGGCCGGCTGCCAGGGGACCCTCAGCCTGGTCGGCGAGACCCGTCCCAACGCCGGCACCCACACCAACCGCACCCACATCATCCTGGCGCGCGACGTCGTGAAGGTCGCCGAGCCCCAGGACGAGCCCAGCGAGCGGATCGAAAGCGTCTGGGTCTCGCTCCCCGAGGCGATCCGGATGGCCCTGACCGGTGAAATCACCGTCGGCATGCAGGCCGCGTCGCTTCTGCGGGGCCTGGCGGCGGCCGGCGTCATCGAGATGACGATGGCGCCGCGAATGGGCGGATGA
- the rpsP gene encoding 30S ribosomal protein S16 yields MLKIRLARGGAKKRPYYSIVVADSHSPRDGRFIEKVGTYNPLLKKDDANRVTLKVESIQEWLKKGAQPTDRVARFLAAQGLTTWTAGNNPNKGAPGKKAQERLAERAQREEDRKQAEADAKAAAEAEKAAAAEAAAAAAAAPAVEEAPAEEAPAAEAEAPAAEETTEG; encoded by the coding sequence ATGCTGAAGATCCGTCTCGCCCGTGGCGGCGCCAAGAAGCGTCCGTACTACTCGATCGTCGTCGCTGACAGCCATTCGCCGCGCGATGGCCGCTTCATCGAGAAGGTCGGCACCTACAACCCGCTCCTCAAGAAGGACGACGCCAACCGCGTCACCCTGAAGGTCGAGTCGATCCAAGAGTGGCTCAAGAAGGGCGCCCAGCCGACCGACCGCGTCGCGCGCTTCCTGGCCGCCCAAGGCCTGACCACCTGGACCGCCGGCAACAACCCGAACAAGGGCGCCCCGGGCAAGAAGGCGCAAGAGCGCCTGGCCGAGCGCGCTCAGCGCGAAGAAGACCGCAAGCAAGCCGAAGCCGACGCCAAGGCGGCCGCTGAAGCTGAAAAGGCCGCCGCCGCTGAAGCCGCCGCCGCCGCGGCTGCTGCTCCGGCCGTCGAAGAAGCTCCGGCTGAAGAGGCTCCGGCCGCTGAAGCTGAAGCTCCGGCCGCTGAAGAAACCACCGAAGGCTAA
- a CDS encoding DUF2256 domain-containing protein yields MKLSRKGGKAVAKGDLPSKPCAACGRSFTWRKKWARDWESVKFCSDTCRSRKITPP; encoded by the coding sequence GTGAAACTCTCACGAAAGGGCGGAAAGGCGGTCGCCAAGGGCGATCTGCCGTCCAAACCTTGTGCGGCGTGCGGTCGGTCGTTCACTTGGCGAAAGAAGTGGGCCAGGGATTGGGAATCGGTGAAGTTTTGTTCTGACACGTGCAGATCACGTAAAATTACACCCCCGTAA
- a CDS encoding citrate synthase/methylcitrate synthase, with translation MSDGLEGVIAARTVLSDVDGARGRLVIRGYPVEDLSGRTRYEDAAHLLFDGFFEDAPSDLAPALGAARVRAFAEVAALDEGLARRDPVEAMRALLARLPDGDDLQTALLLIAAPAVFTPAVLRVAAGQSAIAPDPSLSHAADILRMTRAGPASDAEAAALDAYLVTVCDHGLNASTFAARVVASTRAGLTSAVLAGLSALKGPLHGGAPGPVIEMLDAIGAPANARPWLEKALARGDRLMGFGHRIYRVRDPRADALKTAVRKLASASSALPGRLAFAEAVEQAALEILREHKPDRPLDTNVEFYTALLLEALGLPPSSFTCVFAMGRVSGWIAHAREQLAGGRLIRPQSVYVGPEPRIAA, from the coding sequence ATGTCCGATGGTCTTGAGGGCGTCATAGCCGCCCGCACTGTCCTGTCCGATGTCGATGGTGCCCGGGGCCGCCTGGTGATCCGGGGTTATCCCGTCGAGGATCTCTCGGGGCGCACGCGCTACGAGGACGCCGCCCACCTGCTGTTCGACGGCTTCTTTGAAGACGCGCCCAGCGACCTGGCCCCGGCGCTCGGCGCGGCCCGAGTTCGCGCCTTCGCCGAGGTCGCTGCGCTGGACGAAGGTCTCGCGCGCCGCGATCCGGTCGAGGCCATGCGCGCCCTACTGGCCCGCCTGCCTGACGGTGACGACCTGCAGACTGCGCTGCTGCTCATCGCCGCGCCCGCTGTCTTCACCCCGGCCGTGCTGCGTGTCGCCGCAGGTCAGAGCGCCATCGCGCCGGACCCGTCGCTGTCGCACGCCGCCGACATCCTGCGCATGACCCGCGCCGGGCCGGCGTCCGACGCGGAAGCCGCCGCGCTCGACGCCTATCTGGTCACCGTCTGCGACCACGGCTTGAACGCCTCGACCTTCGCCGCCCGCGTCGTCGCCTCGACCCGCGCCGGCCTGACCTCGGCGGTGCTGGCCGGGCTTTCGGCGCTGAAGGGCCCATTGCACGGCGGCGCGCCGGGACCGGTGATCGAGATGCTGGACGCGATCGGCGCCCCCGCCAACGCTCGGCCGTGGCTGGAGAAGGCCTTGGCGCGCGGCGATCGGCTGATGGGGTTCGGCCACCGCATCTATCGTGTCCGCGATCCGCGGGCCGACGCCCTGAAGACCGCCGTGCGCAAGCTCGCCTCGGCGTCCAGCGCCTTGCCGGGCCGGCTGGCCTTCGCCGAAGCCGTGGAGCAGGCGGCGTTGGAGATCCTGCGCGAGCACAAACCCGACCGCCCTCTGGACACCAATGTCGAGTTCTACACGGCGCTGTTGCTGGAAGCGCTGGGGTTGCCGCCGTCGAGCTTCACCTGCGTGTTCGCCATGGGCAGGGTGTCCGGCTGGATCGCCCACGCCCGCGAGCAACTGGCGGGCGGGCGCCTGATCCGGCCCCAGTCGGTCTATGTCGGCCCGGAGCCGCGCATCGCCGCCTGA